In Vicinamibacteria bacterium, the following are encoded in one genomic region:
- a CDS encoding DapH/DapD/GlmU-related protein translates to MQPNDERIPVVQRAIADQNKSKLQKYRELVVGRAGLTALVVYETVMLLSAWVPGALGLVLRSKLYPLLLGATGRNVTFGQNVVLRHPHKIRIGNDVVVDDNVLLDAKGVDNDGIVLEDGVFIGRNTILSCKNGDIHLEERANIGFNCEIFSAHRVRVGRGVMMAAYVYLVGGDHMRDRLDVAVSEQGRIGLPIEVGEGVWIGAHAVVGGGVVLGEHAIIGAGAMVLEDVPAYQVAAGVPAKIVRDRRKKE, encoded by the coding sequence GTGCAGCCGAACGACGAGCGGATTCCCGTGGTCCAGCGCGCGATCGCCGACCAGAATAAATCGAAGCTCCAAAAGTACCGGGAGCTGGTGGTGGGCCGAGCCGGCCTCACGGCTCTCGTCGTCTATGAGACGGTCATGCTCTTGTCCGCCTGGGTCCCGGGCGCCCTCGGGCTCGTCCTGCGCTCCAAGCTCTATCCGCTGCTCCTGGGCGCGACCGGTCGCAACGTCACCTTCGGCCAGAACGTGGTCCTCCGCCATCCGCACAAGATCCGCATCGGCAACGATGTCGTCGTCGACGACAACGTACTCCTGGACGCGAAAGGAGTCGACAACGACGGAATCGTACTCGAGGACGGCGTCTTCATCGGCCGCAACACGATTCTTTCCTGTAAGAACGGTGACATTCATCTGGAGGAGCGGGCGAACATCGGTTTCAACTGCGAGATCTTTTCCGCCCATCGCGTCCGGGTGGGCAGGGGCGTCATGATGGCGGCTTACGTCTATCTGGTGGGGGGCGATCACATGAGAGATCGACTGGACGTCGCGGTATCGGAGCAGGGACGCATTGGGCTTCCCATCGAGGTTGGCGAAGGAGTGTGGATCGGCGCCCACGCCGTCGTGGGAGGAGGGGTTGTGCTCGGGGAACACGCTATAATTGGCGCTGGCGCCATGGTTCTCGAGGACGTGCCCGCCTATCAAGTGGCGGCGGGGGTTCCCGCCAAAATCGTGCGCGATCGCAGAAAGAAGGAATAG
- a CDS encoding NAD-dependent epimerase/dehydratase family protein, which translates to MRVLVTGASGFTGSHLARILAASGHRVRALVRPASRLDLLDGVEVERFVGDLTDCDDLRRAVSGVERVFHLAAVYREAKLSDRTYREVNVEGTRRLAEAALAEGGVPFLYCSTCGVHGEVDPPADESSPYNPGDIYQQTKVEAERLLFSLNRERGLPAVILRPVGIYGPGDRRFLKLFRGIARSRFPLIGRGDVFYHLTHVEDVARGFVKAAEAPSAVGQAFILAGARYTTVAELVALIAEKAGVAPPRFRWPAGPMRFAAAVCEDVFRPFGIEPPLHRRRLDFFLKHRAFRIDKARRVLGWEPQIDLAAGISETLDWYRSAGWL; encoded by the coding sequence CTGAGAGTTCTGGTTACCGGGGCGAGCGGCTTCACCGGCAGCCACCTTGCTCGCATTCTTGCTGCCTCCGGCCACCGTGTCAGGGCGTTGGTGCGCCCGGCGAGCCGGCTCGATCTCCTGGATGGAGTCGAGGTCGAGCGTTTCGTCGGAGACCTCACCGATTGCGACGACCTCCGCAGGGCGGTATCGGGCGTCGAACGCGTGTTCCATCTGGCGGCAGTCTACCGCGAAGCCAAGCTCTCCGACCGTACCTATCGTGAAGTCAATGTCGAAGGCACGCGCCGGCTGGCCGAGGCAGCGCTCGCGGAAGGCGGCGTGCCTTTTCTGTACTGCAGCACCTGCGGGGTCCATGGGGAGGTCGATCCCCCCGCGGACGAGAGCTCACCTTACAACCCGGGCGATATCTACCAGCAGACCAAGGTCGAGGCGGAACGCCTCCTCTTCTCCCTCAATCGAGAGCGCGGGCTGCCTGCGGTCATTCTCAGGCCTGTCGGGATCTATGGACCCGGAGACCGCCGATTCCTCAAGCTGTTTCGGGGAATCGCTCGGAGTCGGTTTCCCCTCATCGGACGAGGAGATGTCTTCTATCACCTGACCCACGTCGAGGACGTTGCCCGAGGGTTCGTCAAAGCAGCGGAGGCGCCTTCGGCCGTGGGTCAAGCCTTCATCCTCGCGGGAGCGCGCTACACCACGGTCGCCGAGCTCGTCGCACTCATCGCCGAGAAGGCCGGAGTGGCCCCGCCGCGATTTCGCTGGCCCGCTGGCCCGATGCGCTTCGCGGCCGCGGTTTGCGAGGACGTGTTCCGCCCCTTCGGAATCGAGCCGCCGCTTCACCGCCGTCGGCTCGATTTCTTTCTCAAGCATCGGGCCTTCCGAATCGACAAGGCCCGGCGGGTTCTTGGCTGGGAGCCCCAGATCGATCTCGCGGCGGGCATTTCCGAAACCCTGGATTGGTACCGCTCGGCAGGCTGGCTCTGA